In Kitasatospora sp. NA04385, a single genomic region encodes these proteins:
- a CDS encoding PRC and DUF2382 domain-containing protein, whose amino-acid sequence MITEQQIRSMLHQPVHDAQGNKIGKADHLYLDDSTGKPEWVSVKTGWFGSSESFVPIRDADVVDGHLQVPYAKEKVKDAPNVDVDSGGHLSEQEERRLYSHYGIAWDDAWKAANEPGEGGWARTDGTATGAAGTAGAAGAAGAAGAAASKPTTARSTGTGTGPSNTRLTGTPAAPGTTGTSGTTGASGTAGMSGTTAAGTAAAGTAGAASTRSGPPTTASATSATSAASEASTAPRHAARGADTGRPEHGDEAMTRSEERMQVGIERYETGHARLRKYVVTEEEQQTVPVRHEEVRVVREPITEANRGEALSGDPISEAEYDVTLHGERPVVRTEAVPVERVRLVTEEHVEQRTVTGEVRKERIEAELPDDQGKMPRATGKDTTGKDTPGQGRHR is encoded by the coding sequence ATGATCACCGAGCAACAGATTCGTTCCATGCTGCACCAGCCCGTCCACGACGCCCAGGGCAACAAGATAGGCAAGGCTGACCACCTCTACCTCGACGACTCCACCGGCAAGCCCGAGTGGGTCAGCGTGAAGACCGGCTGGTTCGGGTCCAGCGAGTCCTTCGTTCCGATCCGGGACGCGGACGTGGTCGACGGCCACCTCCAGGTCCCCTACGCCAAGGAGAAGGTCAAGGACGCGCCCAACGTGGACGTGGACAGCGGCGGCCACCTCTCCGAGCAGGAGGAGCGCCGGCTGTACAGCCACTACGGCATCGCCTGGGACGACGCCTGGAAGGCGGCCAACGAGCCGGGCGAGGGCGGCTGGGCCCGCACGGACGGCACCGCCACCGGCGCGGCCGGAACCGCAGGCGCGGCCGGAGCGGCCGGTGCGGCCGGTGCGGCGGCGTCCAAGCCCACGACGGCCCGTTCCACCGGCACCGGCACCGGCCCGTCCAACACCCGCCTGACCGGCACCCCCGCCGCCCCGGGCACCACCGGGACGTCCGGCACCACCGGCGCGTCCGGCACTGCCGGGATGTCCGGCACCACCGCGGCCGGTACCGCGGCGGCCGGTACGGCGGGCGCGGCGAGCACCCGCTCCGGGCCCCCCACCACGGCGTCCGCCACGTCCGCCACGTCGGCGGCGTCCGAGGCGTCCACGGCCCCGCGCCACGCCGCCCGGGGCGCCGACACCGGCCGACCGGAGCACGGCGACGAGGCGATGACCCGCTCGGAGGAGCGGATGCAGGTGGGCATCGAGCGCTACGAGACCGGGCACGCCCGGCTGCGCAAGTACGTCGTCACCGAGGAGGAGCAGCAGACCGTGCCGGTGCGGCACGAGGAGGTCCGGGTCGTGCGCGAGCCGATCACCGAGGCCAACCGGGGCGAGGCGCTGTCCGGCGACCCCATCTCGGAGGCCGAGTACGACGTCACCCTGCACGGCGAGCGCCCGGTGGTGCGTACCGAGGCCGTGCCGGTGGAACGGGTGCGCCTGGTGACCGAGGAGCACGTCGAGCAGCGGACCGTCACCGGCGAGGTGCGCAAGGAGCGCATCGAGGCCGAACTGCCGGACGACCAGGGCAAGATGCCGCGGGCCACCGGCAAGGACACCACCGGCAAGGACACCCCCGGCCAGGGGCGCCACCGGTGA
- a CDS encoding GNAT family N-acetyltransferase, with the protein MPEIHRTSELDGELVHDWRELIAQDAEGSWFAGPDWVLAWWRTLGAGQDGEIAVWRGPDGRAEAVLPLTATRLRAHRRLPVEVPALTLLGTGPGAADHCGPAVRPHRRADVAVWLAERARRSTLWLPELDAAHTDLLPPGARPVTRSACPRADLTDGPDRLGSRDFRAANRRAHRRLAAAGVSFHWLPPGTATGSDSSGDLLDDLLRLHRLRREAVAGGAGGASSFAADRLPLHRLLLRGAAPGCGPALQIARHRDEVVGVLYGFRWADRFAYYQTGWDPRWAAESLGTALVDAAIRSCAAEGVRTFDFLRGREPYKYRFGAVDRTDTGWLLPRGPGGALLSLKHRLRAAG; encoded by the coding sequence GTGCCGGAGATCCACCGCACGTCCGAACTGGACGGCGAACTCGTGCACGACTGGCGGGAGTTGATCGCCCAGGACGCGGAGGGCTCGTGGTTCGCCGGGCCGGACTGGGTGCTGGCCTGGTGGCGCACCCTGGGCGCCGGACAGGACGGCGAGATCGCGGTGTGGCGCGGGCCGGACGGCCGGGCCGAGGCGGTGCTGCCGCTCACCGCCACCCGGCTGCGCGCGCACCGCCGGCTGCCCGTCGAGGTGCCCGCGCTCACCCTGCTCGGCACCGGCCCGGGCGCCGCCGACCACTGCGGGCCCGCCGTCCGCCCGCACCGGCGCGCCGACGTCGCCGTGTGGCTCGCCGAACGGGCCCGCCGCAGCACCCTGTGGCTGCCCGAACTGGACGCCGCGCACACCGACCTGCTGCCGCCCGGCGCCCGCCCCGTCACCCGCTCCGCCTGCCCGCGCGCCGACCTGACCGACGGCCCCGACCGGCTCGGCTCCCGGGACTTCCGGGCCGCCAACCGGCGCGCCCACCGCCGGCTCGCCGCCGCCGGGGTCAGCTTCCACTGGCTGCCGCCCGGCACCGCCACCGGGTCCGATTCCTCCGGCGACCTGCTGGACGACCTGCTGCGGCTGCACCGGCTCCGCCGGGAGGCCGTGGCGGGCGGGGCGGGCGGGGCCAGCAGCTTCGCCGCCGACCGGCTGCCGCTGCACCGGCTGCTGCTGCGCGGCGCCGCCCCCGGCTGCGGACCGGCCCTCCAGATCGCCCGGCACCGCGACGAGGTGGTGGGCGTGCTGTACGGCTTCCGCTGGGCCGACCGGTTCGCCTACTACCAGACCGGCTGGGACCCGCGCTGGGCCGCCGAGTCGCTGGGCACCGCGCTGGTCGACGCGGCGATCCGCAGCTGCGCCGCCGAGGGCGTGCGGACCTTCGACTTCCTGCGTGGCCGGGAGCCGTACAAGTACCGGTTCGGCGCGGTGGACCGCACCGACACCGGCTGGCTGCTGCCGCGCGGCCCCGGCGGGGCGCTGCTATCGCTCAAGCACCGCCTGCGGGCGGCAGGTTGA
- a CDS encoding DUF2252 domain-containing protein, with the protein MDAPAPYLTVDERTEAGRAARARAPRSTAGHWRPAADRADPLAVLRAQAESRLPDLVPIRNGRMAASPFAFLRGAAAVMAGDLATAPDSGLTVQLCGDAHLVNFGLFASPERALLFDLNDFDETLPGPFEWDVQRLAASLAVAARENGESPEEAHRVVLGAVRAYREHVRELAALGELPVWYRRIDADELSARLKGKPRRRIEAGLAAARRRDSLQAAGKLTGTTANGRRRFKDQPPLIEHVGFDADEVRGMLADYRATLPEERGRLLDRYRYVDAARKVVGVGSVGTRCFVVLLQGRDADDLLVLQVKEAQASVLEPYAGPGRYTHHGQRVVAGQRLTQAASDIFLGWMTGPDGRHFYWRQLRDMKGSAEVGRMTTGGLRAYATLCGTALARAHARSGDRIAIAAYLGRGDAFDRAVTAFAHHYAELNAADHARLAAAVASGEVQAEDA; encoded by the coding sequence ATGGACGCCCCCGCCCCCTACCTGACGGTCGACGAGCGCACCGAGGCCGGCCGCGCCGCCCGGGCCCGCGCCCCGCGCTCCACCGCCGGGCACTGGCGGCCCGCCGCCGACCGCGCCGACCCGCTCGCGGTGCTGCGCGCCCAGGCGGAGAGCCGGCTGCCCGACCTGGTGCCGATCCGCAACGGCCGGATGGCCGCCTCCCCGTTCGCCTTCCTGCGCGGCGCGGCCGCCGTGATGGCCGGCGACCTGGCCACCGCCCCCGACAGCGGGCTGACCGTCCAGCTCTGCGGCGACGCCCACCTGGTCAACTTCGGGCTGTTCGCCTCGCCCGAGCGCGCCCTGCTGTTCGACCTGAACGACTTCGACGAGACGCTGCCCGGCCCGTTCGAGTGGGACGTGCAGCGCCTGGCCGCCAGCCTCGCCGTCGCCGCCCGGGAGAACGGTGAGAGCCCCGAGGAGGCCCACCGGGTCGTGCTGGGGGCCGTCCGGGCCTACCGCGAGCACGTCCGGGAGCTCGCCGCGCTCGGCGAACTCCCGGTCTGGTACCGGCGGATCGACGCCGACGAGCTGTCCGCCCGGCTCAAGGGCAAGCCCCGCCGCCGCATCGAGGCCGGCCTCGCCGCCGCCCGCCGCCGCGACAGCCTCCAGGCCGCGGGCAAGCTCACCGGGACCACCGCGAACGGGCGCCGCCGCTTCAAGGACCAGCCCCCGCTGATCGAGCACGTCGGCTTCGACGCCGACGAGGTGCGCGGCATGCTCGCCGACTACCGGGCCACCCTCCCCGAGGAGCGCGGCCGGCTGCTCGACCGCTACCGGTACGTCGACGCCGCCCGCAAGGTGGTCGGCGTCGGCAGCGTCGGCACCCGCTGCTTCGTCGTCCTGCTCCAGGGCCGGGACGCCGACGACCTGCTCGTGCTCCAGGTCAAGGAGGCCCAGGCGTCCGTCCTGGAGCCCTACGCCGGGCCCGGCCGGTACACCCACCACGGGCAGCGGGTGGTCGCCGGGCAGCGGCTCACCCAGGCCGCGAGCGACATCTTCCTCGGCTGGATGACCGGCCCCGACGGGCGGCACTTCTACTGGCGCCAGCTGCGCGACATGAAGGGCTCCGCCGAGGTCGGCCGGATGACCACCGGCGGCCTGCGCGCCTACGCCACCCTGTGCGGCACCGCGCTGGCCCGGGCCCACGCCCGCTCCGGCGACCGGATCGCGATCGCCGCCTACCTCGGCCGCGGCGACGCCTTCGACCGGGCGGTGACCGCCTTCGCCCACCACTACGCCGAGCTGAACGCGGCCGACCACGCCCGGCTCGCCGCCGCCGTCGCCTCCGGCGAGGTCCAGGCCGAGGACGCCTGA
- a CDS encoding YchJ family protein → MARRRTPAPAAPTDCPCGRPARYAECCGRLHRGEAAASSAEQVMRSRFSAFAVRDEPYLLRSWHPDTRPASVDFDPSLRWERLEILGSAEGGPFHTEGTVEFRAHYLEGGRADALHEHSRFVRHRGEWVYLDGDVRA, encoded by the coding sequence ATGGCCCGCCGACGCACCCCCGCCCCCGCCGCCCCGACCGACTGCCCCTGCGGCCGCCCCGCCCGGTACGCCGAGTGCTGCGGCCGCCTGCACCGCGGCGAGGCCGCGGCGAGCAGCGCCGAGCAGGTGATGCGCTCCCGGTTCAGCGCCTTCGCGGTCCGCGACGAGCCGTACCTGCTGCGCTCCTGGCACCCGGACACCCGGCCCGCCTCGGTCGACTTCGACCCCTCGCTGCGCTGGGAGCGCCTGGAGATCCTGGGTTCGGCCGAGGGCGGCCCGTTCCACACCGAGGGCACCGTCGAGTTCCGCGCCCACTACCTGGAGGGCGGCCGGGCCGACGCGCTGCACGAGCACAGCCGCTTCGTGCGCCACCGGGGCGAGTGGGTCTACCTGGACGGCGACGTCCGGGCCTGA
- a CDS encoding choice-of-anchor P family protein has protein sequence MRGHGPRGDRAGAAGGRWRGRAASALLGVAALAAGSLAAIGPAAANAPGNPGTPSAPVTVFTEDFENGQGAAVTTLTDYTGAAPTAEQYTADPAWLTACNGLIVSAQGPAAPPPGVYCGSYWAANKQMAAALGSWAGGDATTNHSLTAYTSADPGAGRTELETVRPVPLSAENRFLTFSVDAAAQNCFASHPLLAFYLLDGATPRAAFSSPIDPCQDPGRVIGGTSVGTYTSNGSVLFSGDSAGIRLVNEQASGGGNDGAIDNIRLLDATPQLDQAFSPAQLPVGAPATLTFTVTNTAELAAKQGWSFTGRLPAGLVLDPGSATTDCGSGTAVADPGPGTVTVHGDLAAGQPSCTATVRLTSLTGGTYRVCTADVTARIGLDPPGCTSVTFTAPVFDARAHGVRLTTPLGGIGPLPASAHSCTPLPGEDDHAVLDAGLGAVGTLGVLTTDASGTVDTDGTRTASAHAQVTGINLLGGLITADLVGTSARARQPLTADGPGAVDTGGATTLVNLRVAGVAVSADAAPNTTIALPLVGSLVVNQRTPLAGGKGVRVTALSLTLLTGTRLTIAQSSAALLTTADACPAS, from the coding sequence ATGAGGGGTCACGGACCGAGGGGAGACCGGGCGGGGGCGGCCGGCGGACGGTGGCGGGGCCGGGCGGCGAGCGCCCTGCTGGGAGTCGCCGCGCTGGCCGCCGGATCGCTGGCCGCGATCGGCCCGGCGGCGGCGAACGCGCCCGGGAACCCCGGCACGCCGAGCGCGCCGGTCACCGTGTTCACCGAGGACTTCGAGAACGGCCAGGGCGCGGCCGTCACGACGCTGACCGACTACACCGGCGCCGCGCCGACCGCCGAGCAGTACACCGCCGACCCGGCCTGGCTGACCGCCTGCAACGGCCTGATCGTCTCCGCGCAGGGCCCGGCCGCCCCGCCGCCCGGCGTCTACTGCGGCAGCTACTGGGCCGCCAACAAGCAGATGGCCGCCGCACTGGGCAGCTGGGCGGGCGGTGACGCCACCACCAACCACTCGCTGACCGCCTACACCTCGGCCGACCCGGGCGCCGGGCGCACCGAGCTGGAGACGGTGCGGCCGGTCCCGCTGAGCGCGGAGAACCGCTTCCTGACCTTCTCGGTGGACGCGGCCGCCCAGAACTGCTTCGCCAGCCACCCGCTGCTCGCCTTCTACCTGCTGGACGGCGCCACCCCGCGGGCCGCGTTCAGCTCCCCCATCGACCCCTGCCAGGACCCGGGGCGGGTCATCGGCGGCACCTCGGTGGGCACCTACACCAGCAACGGCTCGGTGCTGTTCAGCGGTGATTCGGCCGGCATCCGGCTGGTCAACGAGCAGGCCAGCGGCGGCGGCAACGACGGTGCGATCGACAACATCCGGCTGCTGGACGCCACCCCGCAGCTCGACCAGGCCTTCTCCCCCGCCCAGCTGCCGGTGGGCGCGCCCGCCACGCTGACCTTCACCGTCACCAACACCGCCGAGCTGGCCGCCAAGCAGGGCTGGTCGTTCACCGGTCGGCTCCCCGCCGGGCTGGTCCTCGACCCCGGCAGCGCCACCACCGACTGCGGCTCCGGCACGGCCGTCGCGGACCCCGGGCCGGGCACCGTGACCGTGCACGGCGACCTGGCCGCCGGACAGCCGTCCTGCACCGCCACCGTCCGGCTCACCTCGCTCACCGGCGGCACCTACCGGGTGTGCACGGCGGACGTCACCGCCCGGATCGGCCTCGACCCGCCCGGCTGCACCTCGGTGACCTTCACCGCGCCCGTCTTCGACGCCCGGGCGCACGGCGTGCGGCTCACCACCCCGCTGGGCGGCATCGGCCCGCTGCCCGCCTCCGCCCACTCCTGCACCCCGCTGCCGGGCGAGGACGACCACGCCGTCCTCGACGCCGGGCTCGGCGCCGTCGGCACCCTCGGCGTCCTCACCACCGACGCCTCCGGCACCGTCGACACCGACGGCACCCGCACCGCCTCGGCCCACGCCCAGGTCACCGGGATCAACCTGCTCGGCGGCCTGATCACCGCCGACCTGGTCGGCACCTCGGCCCGGGCCCGGCAGCCGCTCACCGCCGACGGGCCGGGCGCGGTCGACACCGGCGGCGCGACCACCCTGGTCAACCTGCGGGTCGCCGGGGTGGCCGTCTCCGCCGACGCGGCGCCGAACACCACCATCGCCCTCCCGCTGGTCGGCTCGCTGGTCGTCAACCAGCGGACGCCGCTGGCCGGGGGCAAGGGCGTCCGCGTCACCGCGCTCTCGCTGACCCTGCTCACCGGGACGCGGCTGACCATCGCCCAGAGCAGCGCGGCGCTGCTCACCACCGCCGACGCCTGCCCGGCGTCCTGA
- a CDS encoding ATP-dependent Clp protease ATP-binding subunit has protein sequence MTVPGFGSFGSDDAFSELLNRFFGLNPAASPPAVQRVPIGRLLTESARDLIARAELRAQEDGSADLDTPHLLWAATRVEPSRSLLAQAGADPDQLAAALERSLPAGAADPSVDPGLTPAAKRVLIGAHARSQAAGVSYIGPEHVLAALLDDPDSAAGRLLGAQGADASRLRSGAEAAARGERAPAKAESRTPTLDEYGRDLTEDAKLGRLDPVVGRAEEIEQTVEILSRRSKNNPVLIGEPGVGKTAIVEGLAQRIVSGDVPSTLKDRRVVSLDLSGLVAGSKYRGEFEERLKNVIDEVREAADSTVLFIDELHTVVGAGAGGEGAMDAGNMLKPALARGELHVIGATTIDEYRKHIEKDPALERRFQPVLIPEPSVEETVQILEGLRDSYEAHHQVRFTDEALRAAADLSDRYVSDRFLPDKAIDLVDQAGARVRLRGLGRSTEVIGREDELAKLRREKDEAVAAEDFSRASELKSRIADLEAQTAEIEERREGVVSVTVDDIADVLSRQTGIPVSQLTEDEKARLLKLEDELHARVIGQDKAVVAVSEAVRRSRAGMADPNRPVGSFLFLGPTGVGKTELAKALAELIFGDEDRLVRFDMSEFQEKHTVSRLVGAPPGYVGYDEAGQLTEAVRRRPYSVLLFDEVEKAHPDVFNALLQVLDDGRLTDAQGRTVDFRNTVVIMTSNIGSQLILAHKGETEEIRDRLMEELRGRFLPEFLNRIDDIIVFDALDAEDLMRIVDLMLANSERRVRAQGMELEVTAAARQWLVDRGHQPEFGARPLRRTIQTQLDNRLATLLLGGDLRPGDTIVADAEDGELICSIGRPDPS, from the coding sequence ATGACCGTGCCCGGCTTCGGCTCTTTCGGCTCCGACGACGCCTTCTCCGAACTGCTCAACCGCTTCTTCGGCCTCAATCCGGCCGCCTCCCCGCCGGCCGTGCAGCGCGTCCCGATCGGGCGGCTGCTGACCGAGTCCGCCCGCGACCTGATCGCCCGCGCCGAGCTGCGCGCCCAGGAGGACGGCAGCGCCGACCTGGACACCCCGCACCTGCTGTGGGCCGCCACCCGGGTCGAGCCGTCCCGGAGCCTGCTGGCCCAGGCCGGCGCCGACCCGGACCAGCTGGCCGCCGCCCTGGAGCGCAGCCTGCCGGCCGGCGCGGCCGACCCGTCCGTGGACCCGGGCCTCACCCCGGCCGCCAAGCGCGTCCTGATCGGCGCGCACGCCCGCTCGCAGGCCGCCGGCGTCTCCTACATCGGCCCCGAGCACGTGCTGGCCGCCCTGCTGGACGACCCCGACTCGGCGGCCGGCCGCCTGCTCGGTGCCCAGGGCGCCGACGCCTCCCGGCTGCGCAGCGGCGCCGAGGCCGCCGCCCGGGGCGAGCGGGCGCCCGCGAAGGCCGAGAGCAGGACGCCGACCCTGGACGAGTACGGCCGCGACCTCACCGAGGACGCCAAGCTGGGCCGGCTGGACCCGGTGGTCGGCCGGGCCGAGGAGATCGAGCAGACCGTCGAGATCCTCTCCCGCCGCTCCAAGAACAACCCGGTGCTGATCGGCGAGCCCGGCGTCGGCAAGACCGCCATCGTGGAGGGCCTGGCCCAGCGGATCGTCTCCGGCGACGTGCCCTCCACCCTGAAGGACCGGCGGGTGGTCTCGCTCGACCTGTCCGGGCTGGTGGCCGGCTCCAAGTACCGGGGCGAGTTCGAGGAGCGGCTGAAGAACGTCATCGACGAGGTCCGCGAGGCCGCCGACTCGACCGTCCTGTTCATCGACGAGCTGCACACCGTGGTCGGCGCGGGCGCCGGCGGCGAGGGCGCGATGGACGCCGGCAACATGCTCAAGCCCGCGCTGGCCCGCGGCGAGCTGCACGTCATCGGCGCCACCACCATCGACGAGTACCGCAAGCACATCGAGAAGGACCCCGCGCTGGAGCGCCGCTTCCAGCCGGTGCTGATCCCCGAGCCCTCGGTCGAGGAGACCGTGCAGATCCTGGAGGGCCTGCGCGACTCCTACGAGGCGCACCACCAGGTCCGCTTCACCGACGAGGCGCTGCGCGCCGCCGCCGACCTCTCCGACCGGTACGTCTCCGACCGCTTCCTGCCCGACAAGGCCATCGACCTGGTCGACCAGGCCGGCGCGCGGGTCCGGCTGCGCGGCCTGGGCCGCTCCACCGAGGTGATCGGCCGCGAGGACGAGCTGGCCAAGCTGCGCCGCGAGAAGGACGAGGCGGTGGCCGCCGAGGACTTCTCCCGGGCCTCCGAGCTGAAGTCCCGGATCGCCGACCTGGAGGCGCAGACCGCCGAGATCGAGGAGCGCCGCGAGGGCGTGGTCTCGGTGACCGTCGACGACATCGCCGACGTGCTCTCCCGGCAGACCGGCATCCCGGTCTCCCAGCTCACCGAGGACGAGAAGGCCCGGCTGCTCAAGCTGGAGGACGAGCTGCACGCCCGGGTGATCGGCCAGGACAAGGCGGTGGTCGCGGTCTCCGAGGCGGTGCGCCGCAGCCGGGCCGGCATGGCCGACCCGAACCGCCCGGTCGGCTCCTTCCTGTTCCTCGGCCCGACCGGCGTCGGCAAGACCGAACTCGCCAAGGCCCTGGCCGAGCTGATCTTCGGCGACGAGGACCGGCTGGTCCGCTTCGACATGAGCGAGTTCCAGGAGAAGCACACCGTCTCCCGCCTGGTCGGCGCCCCGCCCGGGTACGTCGGCTACGACGAGGCCGGGCAGCTCACCGAGGCGGTGCGCCGCCGCCCGTACAGCGTGCTGCTGTTCGACGAGGTCGAGAAGGCCCACCCGGACGTCTTCAACGCGCTGCTCCAGGTCCTCGACGACGGGCGGCTGACCGACGCCCAGGGGCGCACCGTCGACTTCCGCAACACCGTGGTCATCATGACCTCCAACATCGGCTCGCAGCTGATCCTGGCCCACAAGGGCGAGACCGAGGAGATCCGCGACCGGCTGATGGAGGAGCTGCGCGGGCGGTTCCTGCCCGAGTTCCTCAACCGGATCGACGACATCATCGTCTTCGACGCGCTGGACGCCGAGGACCTGATGCGGATCGTCGACCTGATGCTCGCCAACTCCGAACGCCGGGTCAGGGCCCAGGGGATGGAGCTGGAGGTGACCGCCGCCGCCAGGCAGTGGCTGGTCGACCGGGGCCACCAGCCCGAGTTCGGCGCCCGCCCGCTGCGCCGCACCATCCAGACCCAGCTGGACAACCGCCTCGCCACCCTGCTGCTCGGCGGCGACCTGCGCCCCGGCGACACCATCGTCGCCGACGCGGAGGACGGCGAACTCATCTGCTCGATCGGCCGCCCCGACCCCTCCTGA
- a CDS encoding polysaccharide deacetylase family protein, with translation MPTTDRAARRRGVDALLRRSPLQPVFRARAARRLAVLAYHGVDDPAAFRAQMERLARTARPVGVDEVARAAEHRRPLPDRSVLVTFDDGDRTVLTEALPVLARLGIPAAAYVITDLIGGDQPYWWAEAAHLVAHGGRAGALPGPDPAAAVRRLKALPDAQRQHALAELRATAARPAPRQRQLSRDDLHTLADAGLAIGNHTASHPCLDRCEDADLDAQLVGAHDRLTQWMGSPPTSFAYPNGNYDPRADRVLRTLGYRTGFLFDHRHAELAPAHRLRISRLRVNSHTGRDRFDTILSGLHPAVHRLRGGR, from the coding sequence ATGCCGACCACGGATCGCGCCGCCAGGCGGCGGGGCGTCGACGCGCTGCTGCGCCGCTCCCCGCTCCAGCCCGTCTTCCGGGCCCGCGCCGCCCGCCGCCTCGCCGTGCTCGCCTACCACGGCGTCGACGACCCGGCCGCCTTCCGCGCCCAGATGGAGCGGCTGGCCCGCACCGCCCGCCCGGTCGGGGTCGACGAGGTGGCCCGGGCCGCCGAGCACCGCCGCCCGCTGCCCGACCGCAGCGTGCTGGTCACCTTCGACGACGGCGACCGCACCGTGCTCACCGAGGCGCTGCCCGTCCTGGCCCGGCTCGGCATCCCCGCCGCCGCCTACGTGATCACCGACCTGATCGGCGGCGACCAGCCCTACTGGTGGGCCGAGGCCGCCCACCTGGTCGCCCACGGCGGCCGCGCCGGAGCGCTGCCCGGCCCCGACCCGGCCGCCGCCGTCCGCCGGCTCAAGGCGCTGCCCGACGCCCAACGGCAGCACGCGCTCGCCGAGTTGCGCGCCACCGCCGCCCGACCGGCGCCCCGGCAGCGGCAGTTGAGCCGCGACGACCTGCACACCCTGGCCGACGCCGGGCTGGCGATCGGCAACCACACCGCCTCCCACCCCTGCCTCGACCGCTGCGAGGACGCCGACCTCGACGCCCAACTCGTCGGCGCGCACGACCGGTTGACCCAGTGGATGGGCAGCCCGCCGACCAGCTTCGCCTACCCCAACGGCAACTACGACCCGCGCGCCGACCGGGTGCTGCGCACCCTCGGGTACCGTACGGGGTTCCTGTTCGACCACCGGCACGCCGAACTGGCCCCGGCGCACCGGCTGCGGATCAGCCGGCTGCGGGTCAACTCGCACACCGGGCGGGACCGCTTCGACACCATCCTGTCCGGACTGCACCCGGCCGTGCACCGGTTGCGCGGCGGGCGCTGA